CGGTTGGATTTGTTTACTGCCCTAATATATACATAGCTAAGAGAGAAACATGTGGTGTATGTGGTTTGTCGTAAAAGTCGCAAGTCCCGAGTGCATGGAAACGACCGCATTTTTTGCTTTGTTGCTTCAAGGCTCCCACACTTTCAATTCCTCGAAGTCCATGATACACACCTATTGGGCATTGGCTTTCTTGACTAAAGCGATGCAACTTTAGTCTTTATACAAAGCCATCCCCTTGGCTCCCTCCCATAAACTAGTACTACTACTATTTGCTTTGCTGTGGACCTTAgtgaataattaaacaaaaaatatttaaatttcaAAACGCGGCTCCCATCTGAAGGTGTTTAATTAGATGTCATGATTCTTGACGACTGAGGAGGCAAAATATATATTTGATGATGCAACCACtacgagattttggttaattaaTTTGGTCCCCCAAAAGAATCTCTATGACCATTAGTAGCCAACAGATGGAGACCACGTATTCGCCAATGCCCTCTTTCCTATTCTTTTGTTATTacaagggttaatcacattttatccccttaaagaatatcCTATCtttcagtttaccccctaacctttaattttgctcacttaaccccctttaggacaaaattgcccttgtattattttgacttttcatttaccttgttttcctttcttttatttcatttatttctttcttctttatttaattctttctctttcccacaaaaatcttcaccttaacgattgaaattaaaaaagaaaaattgcagatatttatcttctccttaaatgattaaaaaaaatattcaaatcacttttctaaatatacaatttttttagtctttcaattcttttaattttgggttttcctctttcctttctagtttctcattttattcttaaaaaaatatcataataacaaaaGAATCTCTATGACCATTATTAGCCAACAGATGGAGACCTCGTATTCGCCAATGCCCTCTTTCCTATTCTTTTGTTATTATAACGAAACCTCACTACTTACACTCTATAACAAATGCTGCTTGGCAAAATTTTTAACTAAGTAGTTTTTTACTATCTTCCAATGGTAAATCTGTAATTGAATAAGCATTTCCTTGAAAAGCAGCTAGCACTAGACAAGATgaactgcaattttttttgaGGGAATTGCCCGGCTGCTTATGAGAATTGAGAATGATGTGataaatcaagaaatggaataTCAATGGCAAAAGGGACAGCACTTAGTGAAATTGAATGCAGTAGGACATTGCATGGAACCTAGAAAGAAAGTCTCTTATCTCTTTCCTAGGGTGGTTTTGTTTAGAGTGGGAGCAGCAGGCAAAAATCCTGACGGATTGAAAAAAATTGGGACCAATATATTTTACTTTTAACTCAAACATTAAAGTtattggttttttctttttttaactcCTGTTTTGTGGTCAAAAACTCAAATCTAAAGTTTACTGTTAACTTTTTGGCTCATTGGCATACAATgaaagtacaaaaaaaaaaaaaaaaaaaaaaaaacacttcgGCTCCTCTATTGAATACATGATTTAAGAAGTTGGGTTACATTTATTATACAACTGTGGTTAATGCAAAATTAGTTTCAAGTTCCACAATGATCAgtaattaacccaaaaaaaaaaaaaaaaagtttttccaaATCTGCGATCAAGACGTAGGAAACTCTTCTGCATGTTCCTGGAAGTGGAGTACGAAACCCCACTATAATTTTGTATTGCTCTTCGTATCATGGCCTAAAATAATAGTACCATAATTTTAAATACATTGTtactatgtatatatatatatatatatttttaatcattttttatctcatatatatatatatatatatatattaaatctcCATaacatatttttctacaaaataaaaaaaaaaaaaaccatccaAACAAGCTGATAGTTGTCACAAGGAATGCTAGTGCCCGCCCCGCGGTCGGTTATTCTTGCAATGAAACGAGGCAGACCAATCCAAACCAGAACCCTTTTTCAACTTCCATAGCTCAggtgtaaaagaaaaaaattattcaaacaAAGCGCGTCCATGAGACTACTATACATTTTAAGGCCATTCCAGCCTACTCGTCTCACTCATTTAGCCGTCTAAAAGAAAGACAAACAAACATCATAAAgccaagcaagaaaaaggaaaagcaaacaCATCCCCCCCACAACCACAGCTCCGCAAGAGTAAGAAGAAAGACTTCAAGATATCAGAAAACCAAACCACATTCTTGAAACCGGAAGGAAACCAGCTAAGATCTCTCCATTGAAGatcaaaaaaatgattgaagatCGCGGCCGCGGCCCTCCGCATGGTATTCTGTTGGcggcggtggtggtggtggtgctaGCAGTCCCTATGCTTGTAGGAGATCAAGGTGAAGCTATCACCGAGTTCATAGCCGATCTTCTGAGCCCAGTTGGACTTTTACTCCTCCCCATCATCCTCCTCCTCACCATCCAGTTCCTCTCTTCAGAAAGTGGCTCCTTCATTTCTAGCATCTTTTCTACTGGAGAGCCTAACACCATCCACCGGGTTAGTGGTTCTCCGGTAGGCGTTGCTCTCTTTCTTGTACTCATACTGTTCCTTCTCTACAACCGCGTTTCCATCTTTGGAGGTGATGATGATTCAGGAGAATGAACAATCAGCTGGGAGGGGCTTGTCCGTGCTTCAACTAGATCAAGTGATTTACTACTACTTATTAGTATTTTAATCTGCTACTGCTATGCTTTCTTGCTTAcgtttgttcttttttttttttaatctttcatTAATTTTTGTCTGGTAACTGGTAAGGGTATACGTAAACAGTACTACTGTATGGACGGACGTAGAGAAAACTTTGCTGTATGAAAATTGAGGCTTGCACATTGCGATATACCGCGAGCTGCggatattgttattattattgccAATTTATGTCCATTTGTACTGCATTGTGAATATGGCCGGTATCAATGTGACAAAATCACTCTTGCTTAATCCATTGTTGTTTTTAAGATTTTATCAATCGTACAGGAAGGaggtatattattattattattattactatggGCCGGCATAGACCCGACGATTGGCTGTCGGCAATTCCGGCCGGTGGCCGGTGTTCATATTGCTCTCTTCAATTGGCTGTCTTCTTCACTTCTACAACGCATTAATTTAGGTTTTTTGCACGTTGATTTTGACTTCTATTTTTATGTGGTTTTCGAAGAATTGTGGTGCAAAGTCAGAAGAAGTGGGATGACTCTGCAGTTACTGACAAATGGAAATTTAGATATTTTTCATATTACCAAACAAAACAATATGACTCTGCAAAGTAGAAAAGTTTCTTCATGCCTTCTTCACatgccctttcttttttttttttttttggtcacaaCGATAACAGTTATATAACATTCACATGCACAATTTACACACTTTCCGGCCATTTTGACATCCCTATAAACGaatagctagtttgggagtttaggatagaaaagaaaccttaagttgtgaaagaaaagaaaggatgtgaaaaaaagaagaaaaaaatttgatgtTGTTTGATAActtaaagaaaaaatggaaagattttggatatatatttatatattaaaaatttgtTCAATAACCATTTAAGGACACAATTgatatttaaataaaaaaattttagccACTCTTCCACTTTCCGTCCAAATCAGGCCAAAACGGGCAGAAATTTTTTCTCTACTGTAGCCTACAAATGGATCGACCATATCGGCccatttcccttcttttttttttggcataaaAAATCTCCCAATCTGtcactctcttttcttttgtggcCAAATCCTTCCTCCCAAACGCACTATAAGTCAGACTGGGACCAATTCGGGGATGCGCACAACAACTATTAGTAGTATTACCTGTGGTTGCAAAGTGTTTGGAAGACGTCAACAATTCAACAACCGTGAAGGTTAAAAC
This region of Coffea arabica cultivar ET-39 chromosome 3c, Coffea Arabica ET-39 HiFi, whole genome shotgun sequence genomic DNA includes:
- the LOC113733949 gene encoding uncharacterized protein; the protein is MIEDRGRGPPHGILLAAVVVVVLAVPMLVGDQGEAITEFIADLLSPVGLLLLPIILLLTIQFLSSESGSFISSIFSTGEPNTIHRVSGSPVGVALFLVLILFLLYNRVSIFGGDDDSGE